A portion of the Candidatus Methanoperedens sp. genome contains these proteins:
- a CDS encoding beta-ketoacyl-ACP reductase: MGKKAGLEGKVALVTGGSRGIGQAIALRLAEEGADVAINYQSTKEKAERVSKLIDQQGMMDEFERLSLMIDQMETKEHAKEVSELIDSMGKHSIICQANVNDFEQVKRMREEVVKQFGKIDILVNNAGIVRDKSFVKMTPQMWSEVLSVNLDGTFYCTKAVIEGMLERKYGRIVNISSVIGRMGNRGQANYAASKAGMIALTQTLAKEFAGKGITVNAIAPGFIGTDMLKSVPKEIIEKILAQIPLGRLGKPSEVAGAVAYLVSEDGDYITGQVIDINGGLYI; encoded by the coding sequence ATGGGAAAGAAAGCAGGACTGGAAGGTAAAGTCGCTTTAGTTACGGGAGGCTCAAGGGGGATAGGTCAGGCGATTGCTTTGCGCCTGGCGGAAGAAGGAGCAGATGTTGCCATTAATTATCAGAGTACCAAAGAGAAAGCTGAGAGGGTATCAAAACTAATAGACCAGCAAGGCATGATGGACGAATTTGAGAGGTTATCCCTGATGATAGACCAGATGGAGACAAAGGAGCACGCAAAGGAAGTATCAGAGTTAATAGATTCTATGGGCAAGCATTCTATCATATGCCAGGCAAACGTCAATGACTTTGAACAGGTGAAAAGGATGCGGGAGGAGGTTGTCAAGCAGTTCGGCAAAATAGACATACTGGTTAATAATGCGGGAATAGTAAGGGATAAATCGTTTGTAAAAATGACTCCCCAGATGTGGTCAGAAGTCCTATCTGTGAACCTGGACGGCACTTTCTACTGTACCAAGGCGGTCATAGAGGGAATGCTGGAGAGGAAGTATGGCAGGATCGTGAACATATCCTCGGTCATCGGGAGGATGGGGAACCGCGGGCAGGCGAACTATGCAGCCTCAAAGGCAGGAATGATAGCTCTTACGCAAACGCTGGCAAAGGAATTTGCAGGCAAGGGTATAACTGTTAATGCAATAGCGCCGGGGTTTATAGGAACTGACATGCTAAAATCTGTTCCCAAAGAAATAATAGAGAAAATCCTTGCCCAGATACCCCTCGGAAGACTCGGGAAGCCATCCGAGGTGGCAGGAGCGGTGGCATATCTGGTCTCAGAAGACGGGGATTACATAACTGGACAGGTCATTGATATAAACGGGGGACTTTACATCTGA
- a CDS encoding acetyl-CoA C-acetyltransferase, whose product MNNVVIVSATRAAVGKFGGSLKDFSPGQLGSVVLKDALKRANVEQSAVDEVVMGNVLSAGHGQNVARQAAIGAGIPKGVPSYCVNKVCGSGLKSVVLGAQSIMLGDADVVLAGGIESMSMAPYALKKNRWGAKMGNDEVVDLMIYDGLWDIFGNYHMGITAENVAEKYNVTREEQDEFSAISQNKAEAAIKAGKFKEEIVPIAIPQPKGEPVLFDTDEFPRFGTTKEILAKLKPAFKKDGTVTAGNASGINDGAACVLLMSEEKAKEKGLSPLATIKSYGFCGVPPETMGMGPVCATKKAIERAGIATGKLDLIELNEAFAAQSIAVIRELGLNPEHVNVNGGAIALGHPIGASGTRILVTLLHELARRKGTYGLATLCIGGGQGIAMVVKR is encoded by the coding sequence ATGAATAATGTAGTTATTGTATCGGCAACAAGAGCAGCAGTCGGGAAATTCGGGGGAAGTCTTAAGGATTTCAGTCCCGGACAGCTTGGTTCTGTTGTATTGAAAGATGCCCTGAAAAGGGCTAATGTTGAACAAAGTGCCGTCGACGAGGTCGTCATGGGAAATGTTCTTTCTGCAGGTCACGGTCAGAATGTGGCAAGGCAGGCTGCAATTGGAGCGGGAATTCCAAAAGGGGTACCTTCCTATTGCGTGAACAAGGTATGCGGCTCTGGTTTAAAATCGGTTGTTCTGGGTGCGCAATCCATCATGCTCGGCGATGCGGATGTTGTGCTGGCAGGCGGCATAGAGTCCATGTCCATGGCTCCTTATGCCCTGAAAAAAAACCGCTGGGGAGCAAAGATGGGCAACGATGAAGTCGTGGATTTGATGATATATGACGGGCTTTGGGATATTTTCGGAAATTACCATATGGGAATAACAGCAGAGAACGTGGCAGAAAAATACAATGTAACGCGGGAAGAGCAGGATGAGTTCTCAGCAATTAGCCAGAATAAAGCAGAGGCTGCAATTAAAGCAGGTAAGTTCAAAGAAGAGATAGTCCCAATAGCAATCCCCCAGCCAAAAGGCGAGCCCGTGCTCTTTGATACGGACGAGTTTCCAAGGTTCGGCACAACAAAAGAGATCCTCGCAAAACTAAAACCTGCGTTTAAAAAGGACGGAACAGTAACTGCAGGCAATGCTTCTGGCATCAACGATGGAGCTGCCTGTGTCCTTCTGATGTCCGAAGAAAAGGCAAAAGAAAAAGGACTTTCGCCCCTGGCGACCATCAAAAGCTACGGCTTCTGCGGCGTGCCTCCTGAAACAATGGGCATGGGTCCTGTTTGCGCAACCAAAAAAGCCATAGAGCGCGCTGGTATTGCCACAGGCAAACTTGACCTGATAGAACTCAATGAAGCCTTTGCAGCGCAAAGCATTGCGGTTATCAGAGAACTGGGCTTGAATCCTGAGCATGTTAACGTCAATGGCGGCGCTATAGCCCTCGGGCATCCCATAGGAGCCAGCGGCACAAGGATACTGGTCACACTCCTGCATGAATTAGCAAGAAGGAAAGGTACATACGGTCTTGCAACTCTCTGTATCGGAGGAGGGCAGGGTATCGCCATGGTGGTAAAGAGGTAG
- the fabG gene encoding 3-oxoacyl-ACP reductase FabG: protein MRLENKVAIITGAGSGIGKETALLFANEGARVVVADVNEKGGNETVAEIKKNGEGFFAKLDVTNREQSKQMVKDTLEKYGRIDILINNAGIVQDALVLKMTEEQWDKVINVNLKGVFNCIQAVVEVMVNQGNGVIINTSSIVGINGNVGQTNYAATKAGLIGMTKTLAKELGKKGIRVNAVAPGFIMTPMTSNVPEKILELMKEKTPLRRLGEPGDVAQAYLYLASEEAKFVTGAVLCVDGGLVI, encoded by the coding sequence ATGAGACTTGAAAATAAAGTTGCAATTATTACAGGAGCCGGGAGCGGTATTGGTAAAGAGACTGCACTCCTGTTTGCAAACGAAGGAGCTAGAGTTGTTGTCGCCGATGTAAATGAAAAGGGCGGTAATGAAACAGTAGCAGAGATTAAGAAAAACGGAGAGGGATTTTTCGCTAAACTGGATGTAACCAACAGGGAACAATCTAAACAGATGGTTAAGGATACTCTGGAGAAATACGGTAGAATCGATATTTTGATAAATAATGCTGGTATTGTTCAGGATGCCCTCGTATTAAAAATGACAGAGGAACAGTGGGATAAAGTCATCAACGTTAATCTTAAAGGAGTTTTTAACTGCATCCAGGCTGTGGTTGAAGTCATGGTCAATCAGGGAAATGGTGTAATTATCAATACCTCTTCCATTGTAGGGATAAATGGCAATGTCGGTCAGACCAACTATGCTGCAACCAAAGCCGGTCTGATTGGCATGACAAAGACCCTGGCAAAGGAACTCGGGAAAAAAGGGATAAGGGTCAATGCAGTAGCCCCAGGATTTATAATGACTCCCATGACGTCGAATGTGCCTGAAAAAATCCTTGAATTGATGAAAGAAAAAACTCCTCTGCGCAGGCTTGGTGAACCGGGGGATGTTGCACAGGCATATTTATATCTTGCTTCAGAAGAGGCGAAGTTTGTTACAGGTGCGGTGCTTTGCGTGGACGGTGGGTTGGTAATATAA
- the phaC gene encoding class III poly(R)-hydroxyalkanoic acid synthase subunit PhaC, which yields MNELNSIEFVEKFKHGMELFLKASDFSVGTTPSEIIYTEDRMKLIHYIPAVEKPYPVPVLVVYALVNRYYILDLQPDKSVIKKLLDEGFDVYVIDWGYPRGVDRYLTIDDYVNGYVNNAVDKIRERSGLDKITLLGVCQGGTFSVMYAALHPEKIKNLITLVAPVNFDTDKGLLHIWAKSLDVDKIVDYYGIVPGDFLNAGFLLTDPFRLMIDKYVGLFERIECEPEDKECELRNEDTVKNFLRMEKWIFDSPDQAGETFRQFFKDCYQKNLLIKNKMMLDGKKINLKNITMPLLNVMAEFDHLVPNDASKPLIDAVSSSDKEMLVFPTGHIGIFVGSKSQKEVCPKIAEWLKPRSLVDGEEKFEQKIKIRRSRRNIK from the coding sequence ATGAACGAACTTAATTCAATAGAATTTGTTGAGAAATTCAAGCACGGGATGGAACTGTTCTTGAAAGCTTCTGATTTTTCGGTTGGAACAACGCCTTCCGAAATCATCTACACCGAAGATAGGATGAAACTTATCCATTATATCCCAGCCGTAGAAAAACCATATCCAGTTCCAGTACTCGTAGTGTACGCACTTGTGAACAGGTACTACATTCTGGACCTCCAGCCTGATAAAAGTGTTATAAAGAAGCTGCTGGATGAAGGTTTTGATGTCTATGTCATTGACTGGGGATATCCCAGGGGTGTGGACAGATACCTCACTATTGACGATTATGTAAACGGTTATGTAAATAATGCTGTTGATAAGATCAGAGAAAGGTCGGGACTGGATAAGATAACGCTGCTCGGCGTATGCCAGGGCGGGACTTTTTCTGTGATGTATGCTGCATTGCATCCTGAAAAGATAAAAAACCTTATCACTTTAGTGGCGCCTGTAAACTTTGATACGGATAAAGGACTTCTTCATATATGGGCAAAGAGCCTGGATGTGGACAAGATCGTGGACTACTATGGAATAGTGCCCGGTGATTTCCTGAATGCTGGATTCCTGCTCACAGATCCATTCAGGCTTATGATTGACAAGTATGTAGGTCTTTTTGAGCGAATCGAATGCGAACCAGAGGATAAAGAATGCGAGCTTAGAAATGAAGACACAGTCAAGAATTTCCTCAGGATGGAGAAATGGATATTCGACAGTCCTGACCAGGCAGGTGAAACCTTCAGGCAGTTCTTCAAAGACTGCTATCAGAAGAACCTCCTTATCAAAAACAAGATGATGCTCGATGGTAAGAAAATTAATTTAAAAAATATAACCATGCCTCTTCTTAATGTAATGGCAGAATTTGACCACCTCGTTCCCAATGATGCAAGTAAACCGCTGATTGATGCAGTATCAAGTTCGGATAAAGAGATGCTTGTTTTCCCGACAGGACATATTGGTATCTTCGTGGGCTCCAAATCCCAGAAAGAGGTCTGCCCTAAGATTGCCGAGTGGTTAAAGCCGAGGTCACTCGTGGATGGAGAAGAGAAGTTTGAACAAAAAATAAAGATTCGCAGATCAAGGAGGAATATAAAATGA
- a CDS encoding class I SAM-dependent methyltransferase, which yields MEFRYKNTVIKTTPLVYEPSEDSFLLAEVALSEIKDKERILELGCGSGIISAVIKANTKARIAGIDINPFAAACTKQNGVEAIRGDLLSCIKGKFDMIIFNPPYLPGREGTRKDWIDIALDGGYDGREIIYRFLEDALPHLVENGRVLMVVSSLTGIGEVKSKMKSLNYEVEDKLQERFMFEQLAVIAGTRR from the coding sequence ATGGAATTTCGCTATAAAAATACTGTTATCAAAACCACACCGTTAGTTTACGAACCTTCAGAGGATTCCTTCCTGCTTGCAGAGGTTGCATTATCCGAGATAAAAGACAAGGAGAGGATTTTAGAACTGGGGTGCGGGAGCGGGATAATATCTGCTGTCATAAAAGCCAATACAAAAGCAAGAATAGCTGGGATTGACATAAACCCATTCGCTGCAGCCTGCACAAAACAAAATGGAGTTGAAGCAATAAGGGGGGATCTGCTAAGTTGCATCAAAGGAAAATTTGATATGATAATATTCAATCCGCCGTATCTTCCAGGTCGTGAAGGGACAAGAAAGGACTGGATTGACATTGCTCTGGACGGGGGATACGATGGCAGGGAAATAATATACCGGTTTCTTGAGGATGCACTGCCTCACCTTGTTGAAAATGGGCGAGTTTTGATGGTAGTGTCGTCATTGACCGGAATCGGAGAGGTGAAGTCGAAGATGAAGTCCCTGAATTATGAAGTGGAAGATAAGCTCCAGGAAAGATTCATGTTCGAGCAACTCGCTGTAATAGCAGGCACCAGGAGATGA
- a CDS encoding DUF1699 family protein, translating into MKAVFRIIGSMEDLKDIEGNEENVHFCFRPSEKNIFELVTKNPKLKRIQLPSSYHKTISNTTKTLLKMKNIKLMTGDIWGHRTDIDRFAEIEI; encoded by the coding sequence ATGAAAGCGGTTTTCAGAATCATTGGCTCCATGGAAGACCTCAAAGATATTGAGGGAAACGAAGAAAATGTGCATTTTTGCTTCAGGCCATCTGAAAAAAATATTTTTGAACTGGTGACAAAAAACCCGAAACTGAAGAGAATACAGTTACCCTCTTCGTATCACAAAACCATTTCAAATACAACGAAAACACTTTTAAAAATGAAAAATATAAAACTCATGACAGGGGATATATGGGGTCACAGAACCGATATTGACAGGTTTGCAGAAATTGAAATTTAA
- a CDS encoding rubredoxin, translated as MEKWKCTLCEYVYDPAVGDPDNGVAPGTAFEDIPDEWVCPWCGAPKGAFKKLG; from the coding sequence ATGGAAAAGTGGAAATGTACTCTCTGCGAATATGTATACGACCCTGCTGTTGGAGATCCAGACAACGGGGTTGCGCCCGGAACTGCTTTTGAAGACATTCCTGATGAATGGGTTTGCCCCTGGTGCGGCGCGCCCAAAGGCGCATTCAAAAAGCTTGGGTGA
- a CDS encoding methionine synthase: protein MILFDDIGSYPLPAGTNKEWVAQAVKNRDPELISILKDAMQQKITAGVEVPTYPQFQDMNQQFLGIINDESASEEPLIVRTERARIMELEAIEEVGEEYYKKNGRKLNVRVCVTGPVELYLKQFGATAYKDVLNAFATSIDRFISNSIDSAKHLNISTVSIDEPSIGINPQIMFNDIDIIEALEKAAKTSASHKIDTEIHLHSPLHYKLVCRVPSIGIIGVESAASPSYLDLIDKKDLEEHDKFLRMGVARTDIFGMAAALNEKYGTNVWKEPSKLDEITTQMETPQTIKKRLEKAYGLFGERIKYAGPDCGLGSWPSQELAFKLLQNTGLGIKEFLKNKI from the coding sequence ATGATACTCTTCGATGATATCGGAAGCTATCCCCTGCCGGCAGGAACAAATAAAGAATGGGTAGCTCAGGCTGTAAAAAACCGTGACCCTGAGTTAATCAGCATTCTAAAAGATGCAATGCAGCAAAAAATAACTGCCGGAGTGGAAGTGCCCACATATCCCCAGTTCCAGGACATGAACCAGCAGTTTCTGGGGATAATCAACGACGAATCCGCATCAGAAGAGCCTCTTATAGTCCGCACGGAAAGGGCAAGGATAATGGAGCTTGAGGCTATTGAAGAGGTCGGAGAGGAATATTACAAAAAAAACGGCAGGAAATTAAATGTGAGGGTATGCGTCACAGGACCCGTGGAACTGTATTTGAAACAGTTCGGGGCGACAGCATATAAGGATGTGTTGAACGCATTTGCAACCAGCATCGACCGGTTCATCAGCAATTCCATCGACAGTGCAAAACACCTCAATATATCCACGGTCTCTATCGATGAACCCAGCATAGGGATAAATCCGCAGATTATGTTCAATGATATCGATATTATAGAAGCCCTGGAAAAAGCTGCAAAAACATCGGCATCACATAAAATAGATACTGAAATCCACCTGCACTCCCCACTCCATTATAAACTTGTATGCAGGGTGCCTTCGATAGGTATAATAGGCGTCGAATCTGCCGCAAGCCCGTCGTATCTTGACCTTATAGATAAAAAGGACCTCGAAGAGCATGATAAATTCCTCAGGATGGGTGTGGCACGCACTGACATTTTCGGAATGGCAGCGGCACTGAATGAGAAATACGGCACGAACGTATGGAAAGAGCCTTCAAAGCTTGATGAAATAACAACCCAAATGGAAACCCCGCAGACCATAAAAAAGCGGCTGGAAAAAGCGTATGGATTATTTGGCGAAAGGATAAAATATGCAGGTCCAGACTGCGGACTTGGTTCATGGCCTTCACAGGAACTTGCCTTCAAACTCCTGCAAAACACAGGGCTTGGAATAAAAGAATTTCTAAAGAATAAGATTTAA
- a CDS encoding AAA family ATPase: MRTKQRVNNKKSSKYKSVSKGCGAKTVTVKPAGYPLKGIFHEYPEPSELDVFEFYAREQWNGFIVKKGDYLFDRRMFPDFAFKVIDIEPENSEIGKNTRFVVLDYDSDFFVPEIKRTVTFKDIIGQEKAKQKCRLIERFLKKPEKFGNWMPRNILFHGPAGTGKTMMAKALANATDVPFLPVRATKMIGEFVGDGARQIHQLYEKAEELSPCIIFIDEFDAIALNRSYQEIRGDVAEIVNALLTEMDGIEERDGICTIAATNMIHTLDSAIRSRFEEEIEFTLPNVKERFELLELYTTTFPKKLGKDVNLQAIAKLTHGFSGRDLVEKLLKNALHKAILSGSKVTKTHFESALAEVFGKKSEPPKGMFA, encoded by the coding sequence ATGCGAACAAAACAGCGGGTAAACAATAAAAAGAGCAGCAAATATAAATCTGTATCCAAAGGCTGCGGTGCAAAAACGGTAACAGTGAAGCCGGCAGGTTACCCTCTGAAAGGAATTTTCCATGAATATCCCGAACCTTCGGAACTGGATGTCTTTGAGTTCTATGCAAGGGAGCAGTGGAACGGTTTTATAGTAAAGAAGGGAGACTACCTTTTTGATCGCAGAATGTTTCCAGATTTTGCTTTCAAGGTTATAGATATTGAACCTGAGAACTCTGAGATAGGCAAAAATACAAGATTTGTGGTCTTAGATTATGATTCGGATTTTTTTGTTCCCGAGATTAAACGTACAGTCACCTTTAAAGATATCATAGGGCAGGAAAAAGCCAAACAGAAATGCAGGCTTATCGAGCGTTTCCTAAAAAAACCTGAGAAATTCGGAAACTGGATGCCCAGAAATATATTATTCCATGGACCCGCAGGGACAGGAAAAACCATGATGGCAAAGGCGCTGGCAAATGCAACCGATGTTCCTTTCCTGCCTGTAAGAGCCACCAAGATGATAGGAGAATTCGTGGGTGACGGGGCTCGTCAGATACACCAGCTCTACGAAAAGGCGGAAGAGCTTTCGCCGTGCATAATCTTTATCGATGAATTCGATGCCATTGCCCTGAACCGGAGCTATCAGGAAATACGCGGCGATGTGGCTGAGATTGTGAATGCACTGCTCACAGAGATGGATGGAATAGAAGAGCGAGACGGGATATGCACCATTGCAGCCACGAACATGATCCATACCCTTGATTCCGCCATACGAAGCCGCTTTGAAGAGGAGATCGAGTTCACCCTCCCCAATGTAAAGGAGCGGTTTGAGCTATTGGAACTTTACACGACTACATTCCCAAAGAAACTTGGAAAAGATGTGAACCTCCAAGCGATAGCGAAGCTGACGCATGGCTTCTCAGGACGCGACCTTGTTGAAAAATTACTTAAGAATGCACTCCATAAAGCCATACTTTCAGGCAGCAAAGTAACAAAAACCCATTTTGAGTCAGCACTTGCTGAAGTGTTCGGGAAGAAGTCAGAGCCGCCGAAAGGAATGTTCGCATAA
- a CDS encoding DEAD/DEAH box helicase → MNDVEYINHPLIKPDTIEQRLYQLSLAGEAIRKSTIVVLPTGLGKTIVALLVMVSRLPKGKVLLLSPTKPLVEQHAAFFKEALNIPPENVVLFTGNTPPGKRTNMWEKAQLVVSTPQVIENDLLGKKINLDNVSCIIFDEAHRATGNYSYVYIAEKYALQKEPLVLGITASPGSDPDKIQEVCTNLHISNVEMRIDSDPDVRPYIFDKDIEWRYVTIPVEIKGLKQLMDKVLSDRLNKLCQLGFISPYQKRLSKREMLELQAKLQSQLRSFPDQKIYQGISLLAEIFKVSHAIELSETQGASALSRYFEKLENEARSKSGSKAAKRLMEDMSMRQAVYHLAGCDGNNPKLNAIKELVGKQVLENPQSRVIVFTNYRDTAELVANSLKEVPGIKPVRFVGQASKYKDTGLTQKQQVEIIAKFKGGEYNTLVATSVAEEGLDIPATDLVVFFEPVPSEIRSIQRKGRTGRKHAGRIVILMAKGSKDEAYHWTSNRKEKTMLRTMKNLDLEIDAPAITKDTPVAVAVDVPHGTNGQTKLPDFPAQQTQEPKTTKAAAKVFVDQREIRSHVAHALEKLGMDVSLTTLEVGDYVVSDRVGIERKTSEDFLATLLDGRDLFSQISDLVRAYERPLLIIEGEGLYTTRQIHPNSIRGVLAAITIDFGVPVIFSKDEEDTAALVSIIAKREQFDSKRDINMHGKKSASTLKEQQEYLVSAISDIGPAVARNLLRHFGSVERVMTASREELMKVELVGPKTADRIKEVVSGEYKG, encoded by the coding sequence ATGAATGATGTGGAATACATTAATCATCCTCTCATAAAACCAGATACAATCGAGCAGAGATTATACCAGCTTTCCCTTGCCGGGGAAGCCATTCGGAAATCTACCATTGTGGTTCTTCCAACAGGTCTTGGGAAAACCATCGTTGCGCTTCTTGTGATGGTTTCACGCCTCCCGAAAGGAAAGGTTCTCCTTCTCTCGCCAACGAAGCCGCTTGTCGAACAGCATGCCGCTTTTTTCAAGGAGGCGCTTAATATCCCGCCTGAAAATGTGGTGCTGTTCACGGGCAATACCCCTCCAGGGAAAAGAACTAATATGTGGGAAAAAGCACAGCTCGTGGTCTCCACGCCTCAGGTTATAGAGAACGACCTCCTGGGGAAAAAAATTAACCTTGATAATGTTTCGTGTATAATTTTTGACGAGGCGCACAGGGCAACTGGAAATTACTCCTATGTGTATATCGCAGAGAAGTACGCCTTACAGAAGGAGCCGCTTGTGCTGGGAATTACAGCAAGCCCGGGCAGCGACCCTGATAAGATACAGGAGGTATGCACAAACCTGCATATCAGCAATGTGGAGATGAGGATTGACTCTGACCCTGATGTCAGACCTTACATTTTCGATAAGGATATCGAGTGGAGGTATGTTACTATCCCTGTCGAGATAAAAGGGTTAAAACAGTTGATGGATAAAGTCCTTTCAGACAGGTTAAATAAACTTTGCCAGCTCGGTTTCATATCCCCATACCAGAAAAGACTTTCAAAGAGGGAAATGCTTGAGCTGCAGGCGAAACTGCAGTCGCAGCTGCGTTCATTCCCTGACCAGAAGATCTATCAGGGCATATCGCTCCTTGCCGAGATATTCAAAGTCAGCCATGCCATCGAGCTTTCGGAAACCCAGGGGGCATCTGCATTATCCAGATATTTCGAGAAACTTGAGAACGAGGCGAGATCAAAAAGCGGGAGCAAGGCTGCAAAGCGCCTGATGGAGGATATGAGCATGCGCCAGGCAGTGTATCATCTTGCAGGATGCGACGGCAACAATCCAAAACTGAATGCAATAAAAGAACTCGTGGGGAAGCAGGTTCTTGAGAACCCGCAATCACGGGTCATAGTTTTCACCAACTACAGGGATACGGCAGAACTTGTGGCTAACTCGCTCAAGGAAGTTCCCGGCATAAAACCGGTGAGGTTTGTGGGACAGGCGAGTAAGTATAAGGACACGGGCTTGACCCAGAAACAGCAGGTTGAGATAATTGCGAAATTCAAGGGGGGCGAGTATAATACCCTTGTGGCTACCTCGGTGGCTGAGGAAGGTCTTGATATACCCGCAACCGATCTTGTTGTTTTCTTTGAACCAGTTCCTTCAGAGATCCGGAGCATCCAGAGAAAAGGAAGGACCGGGAGGAAACATGCCGGGCGCATCGTCATACTTATGGCAAAAGGGTCAAAGGACGAAGCCTATCACTGGACGAGCAACCGAAAGGAAAAAACCATGCTAAGAACCATGAAAAATCTTGATCTTGAAATAGATGCCCCGGCAATTACAAAAGATACGCCTGTCGCTGTGGCAGTGGACGTTCCGCATGGTACAAACGGACAGACAAAATTACCAGATTTCCCTGCGCAGCAAACGCAGGAGCCAAAAACCACCAAAGCCGCTGCAAAGGTTTTCGTTGACCAGCGGGAGATTCGCTCCCATGTTGCTCATGCCCTTGAAAAACTGGGAATGGATGTTTCATTGACAACGCTTGAAGTGGGCGACTACGTGGTGAGCGACCGTGTGGGCATCGAGAGAAAAACTTCAGAGGATTTCCTGGCTACGCTTCTTGACGGCAGGGATCTCTTCAGCCAGATATCAGACCTTGTGCGCGCATATGAGCGCCCCTTATTAATTATCGAAGGCGAGGGGCTTTATACCACGAGGCAGATACATCCAAATTCAATACGCGGGGTACTTGCTGCCATCACCATTGATTTCGGGGTTCCTGTTATCTTCAGCAAGGACGAAGAGGATACTGCTGCATTGGTAAGCATAATAGCAAAAAGGGAACAGTTCGACTCAAAACGGGATATAAACATGCACGGGAAGAAATCAGCATCCACGCTCAAGGAGCAGCAGGAATATCTTGTATCGGCAATTTCCGATATCGGACCTGCTGTGGCGAGGAACCTGCTGCGGCATTTTGGGAGCGTGGAGAGGGTGATGACGGCATCGCGCGAGGAATTAATGAAGGTGGAGCTTGTTGGTCCGAAGACTGCGGACAGGATTAAGGAAGTGGTGAGCGGGGAATATAAGGGGTGA